CTGGTCCGGGAAGCGCCCGCCCAGCCCGGCGAGATCCACCTCGGCGAGCGCCGCCAGGGCCAGCCGGCGGGCCTGCCGGACACCGATGCCGTCGAGTTCGAGGGGGAGGGCGACGTTCTCCGCGGCGGTGAGGCTGCCGAGCAGGTTGAGGTGCTGGAAGACGTAGCCGATCCGGCGGCGGCGCAGGCGGGCCAGCGCCCGCGGGGCCAGCCCGCCGAGCGGTTCGCCCGCCACCAGCACCTCGCCGGCCGTGGGTCGGTCCAGTCCGCCGGCGAGCGCCAGCAGGGTCGACTTCCCGGAGCCGGAGGGACCCATCACGGCGACCAGTTCGCCCGGCCGGACCGTCAGGCTCACCCCGCGCAGCGCGGCCACGGCAGCCTCGCCGACGCCGTGCGTCCGGTGTACGCCCCGCAGCTCCAACACACTCACCGGGCGGTCTCCGTTCTCGATGTCACCGGCGCGACGTCACCGGCGGGACTGCTGGTCGGTGCGGTCCACCACCTCGGGGTGGTCGTGGCCGGTCGGTCGGGCGGGCGCGGGCCGGTGCCGCACCAGGCTGGTCTCGCAGTGGTCCAGCCAGCGGATCTCCGCCTCGGCCTGGAAGACCATCGCGTCCAGCACCAGCCGCCACGGCAGGTCCTCCGGCTTGTCGCTGGCGTACTTCAGCCGGGTCAACTCCTGCAACGCCCGCATGGTCGCGCTGCGCTGGGTCTGCACCACGGCCCGCACGTCCACGCCCGGGGTGGTCAGCGCCAGGGCCAGCTTGATCGCCAGCTCGTCCCGGGGACGGTCGGTGCGGCTGATCGGCGTGGCGAACCAGAGCGTCAGGTCCGCGCGCCCGGCGTCGGTGATCTCGTACGGCCGCTGCCCGCCCTCGTTCTCCGGCAGCGGGCGGACCAGGCCGTCCCGTTCCAGCCGGGCGAGCGTGGTGTAGACCTGCCCGATGTTCAGCGGCCACGTCGCGCCGGTCGACTCCTCGAAGGCGGCGCGCAGCTGGTAGCCGTACATCTGGCCGCGTTCCAGGAGGGCGAGCAGCCCGTGACGGATGGACATGGCACCGGAGTATGCATACCTGGTATGCCGTCCGCAACCGGAACGACGACCGC
The Micromonospora sp. R77 DNA segment above includes these coding regions:
- a CDS encoding ABC transporter ATP-binding protein — translated: MSVLELRGVHRTHGVGEAAVAALRGVSLTVRPGELVAVMGPSGSGKSTLLALAGGLDRPTAGEVLVAGEPLGGLAPRALARLRRRRIGYVFQHLNLLGSLTAAENVALPLELDGIGVRQARRLALAALAEVDLAGLGGRFPDQLSGGQQQRVAIARALVGERRLVLADEPTGALDSQAGEAVLHLLRRRVDAGAAGVLVTHEARHAGWADRVVFLRDGVLVDSTAPLPGVEQLLTGSGR
- a CDS encoding PadR family transcriptional regulator encodes the protein MSIRHGLLALLERGQMYGYQLRAAFEESTGATWPLNIGQVYTTLARLERDGLVRPLPENEGGQRPYEITDAGRADLTLWFATPISRTDRPRDELAIKLALALTTPGVDVRAVVQTQRSATMRALQELTRLKYASDKPEDLPWRLVLDAMVFQAEAEIRWLDHCETSLVRHRPAPARPTGHDHPEVVDRTDQQSRR